A section of the Stenotrophomonas sp. 364 genome encodes:
- a CDS encoding helix-turn-helix transcriptional regulator, giving the protein MELDDAPLIFANRLRRARLAADLTQEALGVAAGLSVDVARVRINRYEKGGRECDLRTAKRLAEALDMPLAALYAETDEIAEAITALVKLPVEEQRLIVAELQRKAGKQGSR; this is encoded by the coding sequence TTGGAACTGGACGACGCTCCCCTAATCTTTGCCAATCGCCTGCGACGAGCTCGACTAGCGGCCGACTTAACCCAAGAGGCACTCGGCGTAGCAGCCGGGTTGAGCGTTGACGTGGCCAGGGTCCGGATCAACCGTTACGAGAAAGGAGGGCGCGAATGCGATCTGCGCACCGCGAAGCGCCTTGCGGAGGCATTGGACATGCCGTTGGCAGCGCTCTATGCGGAAACAGATGAGATCGCAGAGGCAATCACAGCCTTAGTCAAGCTTCCAGTCGAAGAGCAGCGGCTAATCGTGGCGGAATTGCAGCGAAAGGCAGGAAAACAAGGCTCGCGATAG